The Mycolicibacterium insubricum DNA segment CCACGGCGCCTGCCCGGCCGAACACCAGACCTCGGCGACCGGCACCCCGCGGCGTTGCGCGGCGCGGGCGAATTCGAAGGCCACCAGGGCACCCATGCAGTGGCCGAAGAGCCGCAGTCTGCCGGCCCGGCGCCAGTCACCGGCGGCGAACAGTTCCTCGGCGATCTCCTCGATGGACTCCGGTGCGGGATCGGCGAGCCGGTCGGCCCGCTGCGGGTACTGCATGACGAAGGTGTCGGCACCGGTGGCCGCCAGGGCGCCGGCCAGCGGGCGGTAGGCGGTCGCCGCGCCGCCGGCGTGCGGGAACAGCACGGTGGCCCCGGTTCCGGCATCGCCGGGGAAATGCTTGATCCACGGCTGGAGGGCAAGCGTGCGGGTGTTCATCGCGCCTCGGCTTCCAGTAGGGATTCGGCCTGGCTGCGGTCCATCCCGGCCACCTCCAGGTAGATCTCGGCGACCTGGGTGAGCCGGTCGCTGCCGGGTTCGCGCCCGGTCAGCAGTGCGGCCAGGCCGGCGACCGTGCGTGCGGCGAACACGTCGGCCACCATCAGGGTCGGGGTGTCCAACCAGTCGCGGATCCGCGCGATCAGCGCGGTGGCCAGCACGGAATCACCGCCGAGGGCGAAGAAGTCGTCGTCGGCGCCGACCCGCTCGAGGCCCAACAGGGTGGCGGTGATGTCGGCCAGCGCCGTTTCCAGCGGTGTCGCCGGTGCCCGTGATCCGGCCAGGGGTGCGGCTTCCCGTCGGCGCGCCTCGTCGACCAGCCGGGCCTCGGCGGTCTTGCGGTCGGTTTTGCCGGCGACGGTGTAGGGCATCGCCGCGACGGTGAGCACCAGGTCCGGAATCATGTGCGGCGGAACGAATCCGGCCATCGCCGCGGCCAGCTGCGGTTCGCCGAGTGTGTCGTCGTCGACGGCGACCAGCGCGCCGAGCTGGACGCCCGCGCGCCCGCCGGTGCACGGTAACACCACGGCCACCGCGCCGTGCACGCCGTCGATCCGATTCAGGGCTGCTTCTACTTCGCCGAGTTCCACCCGGTAGCCGCTGATCTTGACCCGGTGATCGGCGCGACCGACGAATTCCAGTGTCCCGTCGGGCAGATAGCGGACCAGGTCCCCGGTGCGGTACCAGGTCAGGCCGTCATGCTCGACGAATCGCTGTGCGGTGAGGTCGGGCCGGCCGCGGTAGCCGTCGGCGATGCCGCGTCCGCCGACCCACAGTTCGCCGGGCACCCAGTCCGGGCAGTCGGTGCCGTCGGCGGCGACCACCCGGCAGGCGTTGTTGGGCAACGGAATCCCGAACGGTACCGCCGACCAGCGCTCGGGCAGCTCACCCGGTTCGCAGATGGTGTTGTGGATCGCGGTTTCGGTGGCACCGCCCAGGCCCGCGGCGCGGACCCCGGGGGCTTGGCGGCGCAGCGCGCGGACCATGTCGGTGCGCACCCAGTCCCCGCCGGTGGGCACCGCCCGCACCGTGGACAACCTGCCCGAGCGGAGGGCAACCAGCATCTCCAGCCAACCGGTCAGCCAGTGCAGCACGGTGACCCGGTGTTCCTCGATCAGCCGGGCCCAGGTGTCCGGGTCACGGCGGTCGCCCTCGTCGACGACGACGAGGGCGCCACCGGCGGTCAGCATCCCGAAGACGTCCAGCACGGAGATGTCGCCGTCGAGGGTGGACAGCGCCAGTGCTCGATCGTCCGGACCGATGTCGAAGTGGGCGTTGATGAATTCCACGGTGTTCATCGCCGCGGCGTGGCTGACCTGGACGCCCTTGGGTTCCCCGGTCGAGCCGGAGGTGAACAGCACATAGGCCACAGCGGTGTCGTTACCGGGCAGCGGTGCGGGCAGCGGCCTGCGCGCGCCGCGGCGGATCGCCTCGGTGACGCTGATCACCGGCACGGGCAGATCCTCGATCGCGGGGCCGCCGACCAGCGCCGCGGCGACGGCCGCGGTGTCCAGGATGCGCCGGGCCCGGTCGACGGGTTGGTCGGTGCCGATCGGCAGGTACGCCGCACCGGCGGCGTGGATGCCCAGCACGGCCGGAATCTGTTGGACGCCTTTGGGTCCCAGTACAGCGACGACGTCGCCAGGTGCGACCCCGAGGTCGATGAGGGCGGCGGCAACGGCCAGCGCCTGCGCGGCGAGTTCGCGGTAGGTCAGTTGACCGCGGGAGTGATACACCCCGTCGGGGGGGTGGTACACCGCCGGCGCAGACGGCTGCTCGCCGGCCCGGCGGAAGAAGCCGTCATGCAGGCGTTCGCCGGACCGGGGCGCGAGAACGCTGTTGATCGCGGCGCGGCGCTGCTGCTGGTCGGCCGGCACGGCCGGCGGGTCGGCGGCCTCCCAGGCGCCGGGATCGCCGGCCAGCCGGTGCAGTTCGGCGATGTGATGTTCGAACATCGCGTCGATGACGCCCGGGCGGAACAGGTCTTCGCGGACGTCCCAGTTCACCAGGATGCCGCCGTTGAATTCGGTCACCTGGGCGTCCAGCAGCACCTGCGGGCCCTGGGAGATGATCCAGACCGGCTCGCCGAATTCGGTGACGACGTCGGCGGAGAACAGGTCGCCCAGGCCCAGGGCGCTGGTGAACACGACGGGCGCGTAGCTGGGTTTGCCGCGATGTCGGCCGAGGTCGCGCAGCACCTGCAGACCTGTGTAGCCGGAGTGCGCGGCCGCGGTGTGCAGGGTCTGCTGCACCGAGCGGGCACGGTCGAGGGCGGTTGTCGCGCCGTGCAGGTCGACGTCCAGCAGCAGCGAGGAGGTGAAGTCGCCGACCAGCGCGTCGACGTCGGGGTGGCGGGGTTGGCGGGCGAACATCGGCACGTTGAGCAGGAATCGCGGCCCGGTCGACCAGCGGGCCAGGGTGCCGGAGAAGGAGGCCGCCACCGCCATCGCCGGGGTGATGCCGTGGCGTTGGGCGGACGCGCACAGCGCGGTAGCGGTCTGCGGGTCCAGCCAGTGCCAGCGGCGGGTGCTGCGGCGCGGGTCGGCCGCCTCGGCCGGCGGGACCGTCGGCAGGCCCGGGGCGTCGGGCAACTCGGGGATGCGTTCGGCCCACCAGGTCCGGTC contains these protein-coding regions:
- a CDS encoding thioesterase II family protein translates to MNTRTLALQPWIKHFPGDAGTGATVLFPHAGGAATAYRPLAGALAATGADTFVMQYPQRADRLADPAPESIEEIAEELFAAGDWRRAGRLRLFGHCMGALVAFEFARAAQRRGVPVAEVWCSAGQAPWTVAGSPPAPLTDREVLADMVDLDGTDPRLLADEDFVELLLMAVRADYRAFNRYSCDRTTRIDADVHVLGGRDDHRISEDMLRGWEFHTSGAFTCTLFDGGHFYINDHTDTVAELIGRG
- a CDS encoding non-ribosomal peptide synthetase; the protein is MVRAATDPTDVRRLVAELLDVDPQTLDLDADLIAAGLDSIRMMSLSGRWRREGFDVDFAALAANPTITGWAQLLGAPAAVTPPAEDTHTDDGEDAPFPLAPMQHAMWVGRNDNQELGGVAGHLYVEFDGGRIDADRLRAAADALARRHPMLRVEFLPDGTQCISRRALPVTVDDLRGLGDADAAARLQHTREAKSHQLLTGEVLQLSLTLLPGGTTRLHVDLDMQAADAVSYRTLMDDLARLYRGEELGELGYSYRRYRCEATVSDARADADRTWWAERIPELPDAPGLPTVPPAEAADPRRSTRRWHWLDPQTATALCASAQRHGITPAMAVAASFSGTLARWSTGPRFLLNVPMFARQPRHPDVDALVGDFTSSLLLDVDLHGATTALDRARSVQQTLHTAAAHSGYTGLQVLRDLGRHRGKPSYAPVVFTSALGLGDLFSADVVTEFGEPVWIISQGPQVLLDAQVTEFNGGILVNWDVREDLFRPGVIDAMFEHHIAELHRLAGDPGAWEAADPPAVPADQQQRRAAINSVLAPRSGERLHDGFFRRAGEQPSAPAVYHPPDGVYHSRGQLTYRELAAQALAVAAALIDLGVAPGDVVAVLGPKGVQQIPAVLGIHAAGAAYLPIGTDQPVDRARRILDTAAVAAALVGGPAIEDLPVPVISVTEAIRRGARRPLPAPLPGNDTAVAYVLFTSGSTGEPKGVQVSHAAAMNTVEFINAHFDIGPDDRALALSTLDGDISVLDVFGMLTAGGALVVVDEGDRRDPDTWARLIEEHRVTVLHWLTGWLEMLVALRSGRLSTVRAVPTGGDWVRTDMVRALRRQAPGVRAAGLGGATETAIHNTICEPGELPERWSAVPFGIPLPNNACRVVAADGTDCPDWVPGELWVGGRGIADGYRGRPDLTAQRFVEHDGLTWYRTGDLVRYLPDGTLEFVGRADHRVKISGYRVELGEVEAALNRIDGVHGAVAVVLPCTGGRAGVQLGALVAVDDDTLGEPQLAAAMAGFVPPHMIPDLVLTVAAMPYTVAGKTDRKTAEARLVDEARRREAAPLAGSRAPATPLETALADITATLLGLERVGADDDFFALGGDSVLATALIARIRDWLDTPTLMVADVFAARTVAGLAALLTGREPGSDRLTQVAEIYLEVAGMDRSQAESLLEAEAR